CCAATGAGCGCGCTCGTCGGTCGACTCGCCAGCGCGTTCCAGGTGTTCGTCCATCGTCGCTCTCCGCAAGTCGAACAGAAACGGCTCGTCGGCCGCGGTCGCCGCACGAAGCATGACTTCAAAATTTTCCATTCGAAAGCGTCGACCGCAGCATTGGGATATCGACGATTGTTGACGATTCCCGCGATGTTGTCGACCGTCCGAAAGTGGCCGGCTACTGTCTCATGCAAACGGCATGGACCGCCCGAATCGCCTTCGGTCCCGATCGACAGCACGCGACCCACAGCGGACCACTGCCTTTGCCGACAGCAGACATTCAAAAGACGAATCGGACGATGGTTATGAGGCCTCACGCAGCCACGTAAGATAGAGGAACAGCCAGCAAGCAAGACCGCTCACTACCCCAACGGGAGCAACGAGCCGGATCAGCACGCTGAATGCGAAATGTTCGTTGTCAACGCGGGGAGACAAAAAGATCATGCCCGCCCAGAGGCCCACGGACAGCACCACGCCCATAGTCGCGAAATAAAGCCAGTGCCGCGTTCCGACTTTGTTGGCAACGATCATTCCGGCTACGTAGAAGGGGAAGATCGGCAACGCAAAAATCGCGAGGCCCAATAGGGCAGCGCCCAGCTCAACTCCGAAAAAGTGAGGAATGCTGAACACAAATCCGTGCTTTGCGGCGACACCAGGGAGTTGCGTACTTCCGACAATAAGGGCTGGAATAAACGTCATCGCACCCGCAGCCACGGCTATCGGATACGCGATGACTGACCGACCTAACGTGATGAATTGCCCATGCTTTGCCATTGCAACTCCAATGCGGCATTCGAAATGGTTCAGCCGACGCATCTGCGATTGTCACCAGACTTGATGCCCATGTCGAATGCCTGTTCCTGGCCGCTCCCGGCCTGTCCGCGATCGGCGGCACGCGACCCGATACAGTCTCTCACTCTCGTACGAAGCGGACATTGGCCATGCTGTGTTGGCACAATGAATGATGTACGTTCTAAGTGAACGCGTCCATCGTCTTTACGCCTGGCTGAGCTTCTCACGTCGATTTACAAGATACATTTGCCCACCCATTCCTCAAGAAGCGGGCGAGGTGTTCTGCGGGCATCAGATCGAGACCTACCGCCGCGAGCGTTTTCTCACGATGCGCGGCGTGCTTGCACGCCAGCTCGACTTCGGCAGCGGTTATTCGGGAATCTACAAGTCACAGGTCACCAAGCGCCGATCGAGCGCAGGCGGCAGTTAAACGCGCTGAGAAGCCACAGGGCGATCAACCCGCCGGGCCGGGCCACGGTAGCGCACTGGCGCGCGTGCCTACCTTACGCCCGACTATCTCGTAAATGGCCACATCATCATGCTCGAACGCAGCGGCCCAGCCGCTCAGGTAGTCGCACCAGGTCTGGAAGCTACGGTCATCGACGTGTTGCCGCAGTGCCATCGACTTCGTCCTGAAGTTCTGCTCCCACAAACGCAGCGTCCTCACACAATGCCGGCGCAGGTTCTGAATGTCTGACACCTCTAGTCCACCTTCCCGCATCGCAGTTAACGCATAGCCAAGGTCGGGTAGTTCGTCGTCCGGAAACACATATCCGCCGGAAAACCCGCCACCATCCAGGCCCAACTCGCTGCTAGCTGGTCCCGCCGCCATGATTCCATGACTGACCAGCACGCCATCCGTTGCGAGATGCTCCTGCAAGACGGAGAAGTACTCCCAAAGATCGCCGCGACTGTCGAACTCGAACATGCCCAAGCTCGTGATCCGGTCGAACCAGCCCTCGACATCGGGATAAGCTTGCAAACGGATCTCGACACGGTCGGCCAGGTCTGCTGCCTTAATGCACTCGTTGGCCCGATCGAACTGATTCTTCGACTGCGTAATGCCGACGCAACGCGCGCCGAACTTCTCGGCGGCCCGAATCACCAACGCTCCCCACCCGCAATCGACATCAAGCAGACTTTGCCCCGGCTTGAGCCCGATTTTCGTGAGGACGTGATCGATCTTTTTCAGTTGAGCGGTTGCGAGGTCTTCGTCGCCGTTTTCGAAATAGGCGCACGAATAGACCATGCGCGGATCCAGCAACATTGGGTAGTATTCGTGCGGCATGTTGCGCCGGCGCCTGTCCCGCTCCAGCAGCGCTTTCGCCGCAACCGACTTCAAAACGGCAGAAAGTTTTCGGTGTTCGGACCTTTCGACATTGTATGGCTGTCTCTCACATGGCTTGGTGCGCGCGGACGTGCTCATCCGCGTGCGAACCTCGCTGATCCACCGGCTTACTTTTCCGTCCTGAGGCATCTGTCTCTCCGTTGCCCTGTTGTTTTTCACCGCCGTATATCGGCGTGCTCGCTCGGCATATCTTCCCGCTTGTTGGTCGGTGCGAGGCGCGTGCTGCGCGGAATCCAAACACGGCGGAATTGCTCGTGTTCATGCTCTTCGGCGAACACCGACATCGACGGCTTGAGCAGGTCGTGCCGCGATACGATGCCGAGCAGGTGATACGTTTTCTCGTCTTCGACCACGGGAACACGGTCGAGTCCGGTTATAGCGAGGCGAGCGGCCACGCTTCTACAGGTCTCTCCTGGTAGCGCGATGTCGGGCCGCGTTTGCCCGAAGAACGTGCCAAGCGGAGCACCGGCTTTTTCCGGAGGAATCCGGTCGAGCAGCGTCCGGTCTGCCATGCCCACCAGGATTCCGGAGTCGACAACCGGATAGGCACGATACTTCTGCCCCGCCCCGAAATAGTCTCGGAGTACCTCGGCGACCGTCGTTTTCGCGTCGATTGTCACGATGGCGCGGGTCATGACCTCTTCGACATAATGTCTTTCGAGTGGATCGATGCTGTACTCGCGATAGATGTGATAGCCGCGGCGGGCAATCTTTTCTGTCAGAATCGAGCGGCGCATGAGAAGGACCGTGAAACCATAGGCGACTGCGGCGGCCGCCAGCAGCGGCAGCAACGCATTCCCGTCGCCCGTCAGTTCGAACGCAAACACGGAAGCCATCACGGGCGCGCGCATCATGCCGCCGAGCGCAGCGGCCATGAAGATGAGCGGCCAGACCGCAGGCTCGCCTCCAGACATGTACGGGCCGACGATGGCGCCCACGCCTGCGCCCATCATCAGCAACGGAGCCAGTACGCCACCGGATGTGCCCGAGGCCAGGGCAATGACCCAGATGATGGCCTTGACCAGGACAATCGCGATCACGATTTTCACAGCAAGGTGATTTTGCAGCAGGTCTCCGATGACGTCGTAACCAACACCGAGCGTGCGCGGCTGAAAATAGCCGCCGATACCGACCGCGATTGCACCCAATGCCGGCCACCACATCCAGTGGATCGGCAACTTGCCGAATATATCCTCCACCTTGTAGAGCCCCGTGGACAATCCCCAGGACAACGCACCGGTGATCACACCCGCGATGGCCGACGACACGAGACCCATCGGACCGAGCGGCAACGTATGCAACGGGAACAAAGGCCCGCTGCCTAAAAACAGCGGCCGGGTGAAACCTGCCACAGCACACGCGATGGCGACCGGCAAGAGGCTGCGAGGCCGCAGTTCGAACAGCAGGAGCTCAATGGCGAGCAGCACAGCCGCAACCGGTGTGCCGAACACCGCGGTCATGCCGGCCACCGCGCCCGCCACCAGGAGTGCCTTTCTTTCGGCACTCGACAGATGGAAATATTGAGCAATGAGCGAACCGATCGCTCCGCCCGTCATGATGATCGGTCCTTCCGCACCAAAGGGTCCGCCGCTGCCGATCGCGATCGCCGAGGCGAACGGCTTGAGGATCGCCACTTTCGGCGACATCTTGCTCTTGCCGAACAGAATGGCTTCGATGGCTTCGGGTATGCCATGACCGCGAATCTGCTCCGAACCGTACCGCGCAATCAATCCCACCAGCAGGCCGCCAATTACGGGAATTGCAACGACGATTAGTCCAAGCGTGTTCTCCGACGGCGAATGGTTCGCCGTGGATATCGTCTGATAGAAAAACAGGTTCGTGAAGAAGCGGATCAGGTGCAGCAGAAAATCGGCGGCGACGGTGCTCAACGCGCCGCCGGCCGCCGCAATGGCACTGATACGCAGAAGCCGGACATCTGTTGCGAAGTCGCCTTTGTGCTCGCTCATGATTACCCTTGCCTGACAGCCAATGATCGATAACATGTGGACGCTATATATATCATAATGTGATGTAATTTGCACAACGCTTATGAGTTTGTCCTTGCTCCCGTCACCGGGTGATCTGCCGGGATGCACGCAAGTCCTCGGCGTCAGCGTGCGGTTGTAAGCGTAGTCTTTTGGTTGGCTGTGGACGGTACTGTCTGTTCGTACGGGTCCGCAACTGTGCTCGGTCGACCGCGAAAGCGGACCCTGCGAACCACGCACGTGAGCTGCAATGTAATAACTCTCATGCCAGGGATGCGACGCTCATCGTCGCGAATTGAATGGCCGCATGCCGGGCGGATCGGACGTCTGAACGTCCGATCGACGTCGCATGTGAACGACGGTCTGCGGTCCGGCTACTGCCTGCTTCGTTTTGGCGTATGCCCCCAGAGATTTGCAAGCTCGGGATCTGCGCAGCGCAGCCGGAAGCGAATGCAACCGGGCAACCCCTGATTCTTCACCGGGGTTCTCATCGCATAGGAGCTCACAGCGGGAATTACATTAACAAGTGCCCTGCTGATCGAGTTTGGTTAGAACCTTATCGCACAAGGGCAAATCGCCGCCTATCAAGGATCTGCAACGATTCACGCACCGCGCATCGTCGAATTGACGGGTCTATTGATGCAACGTTGACAACTTTATTGCGTTCTACGGCAGCCTGACGAGGACCACCAGCCGCCTGTAACGGACAGCAAATAACGGGGCGCGCATAGGGCTACCACTTATTTCAGGACTTGCGCTTGCCCGCTGTAGGGCATCAATAACGCCTGTGCAAACGATTCGCACGACTCATCCTCCGTCGAGCCTTTGGCCACCGAATACACCTGCGCCACGGCAGCGCCGGCGGTTGCCGGTTTGCACCGTTGCCCGGAGAGGTGCCGTTACGCCCGTCCGCCAATGTCTCGCGTGGGCGCGAAGCCGGTTCCCAATCGGCATCATTGAGGAGGTCACACAGGGCGGCACCCAGCACGCCCCACACAACCAATATGGCAATCAGCCATACCGAAGCATTGTCGGCGTTCATAGTCAGATCCACCTATGCTGGAAACGCGCCAGTCGACAGATATCGATCGCCGCGATCACAAACGACAAACACAATCGTTGAATTCTCAACCTCATGCGCAATACGCAGTGCGACGGCGCATGCACCCCCTGCGGAAATGCCGCAGAAGATTCCCTCGATCGCGGCGAGCCGCCTGGCCGTGGTTTCGGCGGTCGCCTGACTGATCGACTCGGTTCGATCAATCCGCCCGGGCTCGAAGAATGCAGGCAGGTATCCGTCGGACCACTTGCGTATGCCGGGAATGCGCGAACCCTCTTCAGGTTGCGCCCCGACAATCTGGACGGCGGGATTCTGCTCTTTCAGAAACCGGCTCACGCCCATGATGGTCCCTGTGGTGCCCATCGCAGACACGAAATGCGTAATCCGTCCCTGCGTTTCGCGCCAGATCTCCGGACCGGTTGCTTCGTAATGTGCGAGCGGATTATCGGGATTGGAAAACTGATCGAGCACAATCCCCCGGCCTTCCCGCTCCATCTGCGCAGCGATGTCCCGCGCGCATTCCATGCCTCCGTTGGCCGGAGTCAAAATGATTTCTGCGCCGTACGCGGCCATGCTGCGGCACCGCTCCACCGACACATCCTCCGGCATCAGCAGCACCATCCGGTAGCCGCCCAGGGCGGCGATCATGGCGAGCGCGATACCTGTGTTTCCGCTGGTGGCTTCGATCAGCACGTCGCCGGGCCGGATGCGCCCGCGTTGCTCGGCCCCCCTAATCATCGACTGCGCCGCGCGATCCTTGACTGAACCCGCTGGGTTGTTGCCCTCCAGCTTGCCGAGAATGACGTTGTTGCGCGCCCGAATCAGCTCGTCCGGCAGACGGACAAGTTCAACCAGGGAGGTGTTGCCGATCGTGGTTTCAATCGTCCTGTAGGTCATATTCCAGAATATTGACGAGGGTGGGTCACGCAGACTGTTGGTGGGCCGGATCTGACCAACCCAGCCGATCAAGCGCGCGCGGAGGTCGCCTCTGCCCGCGTGTCAGTCTCCTGGTCTTCCCGCTCCATAGCAACCAGCACCGCGCAGGAAACCCGGTCCAGCAGCAACCCGTCGTTTTTGCCGCTCCACCAGCGCTTAAGCAGGCCGGTGCGTTGATGGCCGATGACGACCAGGTCGACTTTGAGCTGATTGGCGAAAAACGGAATCCGTTCCAGCGGATCGCCGATCGCGAAATGGGCGGTGGCGATTACACCGCGCGCTGCAAGCTTCGCTATTCCATCACGAAGGATCTTCTTTGCAGACTGCTCAAGGACATCGAACGGCACGGCAGACGCGATCTCGGCCGCTTGCACCCACGCCGCGCTATTCAGCACGGCAAGCAGGTGAGTTTCGGCCTTGAGTTGTTCCGCCAAGGCAGCCCCGTGGCGCAACGCCCTTCGTCCTTCACGCGTTGAGTCATAACAGAGCAGGATGCGGCCGAATGCGGGCATATCGACACTGCCTCCGATTCAAGACCGTTGCCATTCAATTGCGGCGTAGCCGCTACGCAACCACACACTGCTCGTGAGCGCGGTCGCCCCACTCAAAAGCCCGCTGCACCTTACCTCTATTATATATCACTTTATGATATATGTCTCGCGCACCGCGGCAATGCCTCGACAACAGGAAGGGCTCGGGCAGCAGGTAACGCCAGCGGTGCGATTCAAATCATCCCGTCCGCCGCACTGGCGGAAAACGCTTCGCACTGCGGTTAAACGTAACGCGGCGGAACCGCTCTCTCTTGTGTTCGTCTTCGAAATGCGCGAGAGACGGCTTGATCAGATCGCTTCGCGAGACGATCCCGACCAGACGGAGCGTCTGCCTGTCGGCAACCACGGGCAAACGTTCGAGACCATGGACTGCGAGCCGCGTCGCGACCAGCCTGCAGGTTTCATCGGGCAACGCAACAATCGGCGCGTTTGCGCTCAACAGATCGGCAAGGCGCGCATCGGACGCCTGGGCGGCCCCTGCGGTCCCTTTATCACGAAACTGCTCTAGCGCCGCGCGGTCTACCATGCCGGTCACTACACCGTCCTTGAGCGCCGGATAGGCTCGATGCGTTTGCGTGGTGCCAAAGAATGTCGTCAGCGCCTCGCTCACCGGCAGGTTGGCGTCGATCGTCTCGACGGACCGGGACATCACCTCGTCGACGTAGTGGCGTTCGAGCGGATCGACACCATACTCCCGGTAGATGTGGTATCCGCGGCGAGCGATCTTCTCCGTCATGATGGAGCGCCGCATGACCACGGTCGCAAAGCCGTGTGCCACGAGCGTAGCGGCCAGGAGCGGCAACAACGCGTTGCTATCGTGCGTCAGGCCAAACGCAAACACGATTGCCGTGAGCGGCGCACCAAGCGTTGCACCGAGTGTCGCTGCCATGCAAACGAGCGGCCACAGCGCTGGTTCGCCGCCTGGCAGCACGTGGCCAAACACGGTGCCAAGTCCTGCACCCAACATGAGCAGCGGAGCGAGCACCCCGCCCGACGTGCCGGAGCCCAGCGCAACCACCCAGATAATGGCCTTCACAACCAGAATGGCGATAGCGACCTGCAGCACGACATGCTGATGCAGCA
The sequence above is drawn from the Paraburkholderia phenazinium genome and encodes:
- a CDS encoding chloride channel protein, giving the protein MNHDTHKRDFSSNARLPGISLLAAAIGALSTLAAFVLLSLIHLFTNLFFFGAFSFADRSPALNTLGGWVIVIPVVGGLIVGLMARYGSEKIRGHGIPEAIEAILFGKSRMSPKVAILKPLSSGIVIGSGGPFGAEGPIIMTGGALGSLIAQCVKVTSAERKTLLVAGAAAGMTAVFGTPVAAVLLAVELLLFEWRPRSFLPVALACAVAGFARAAFFGTGPLFPLETAPPGALSLVSCVIAGLLSGALASGLSAALYKTEDLFGKLPVHWMWWPALGGLVVGIGGFLEPRALGVGYDVIGDLLHQHVVLQVAIAILVVKAIIWVVALGSGTSGGVLAPLLMLGAGLGTVFGHVLPGGEPALWPLVCMAATLGATLGAPLTAIVFAFGLTHDSNALLPLLAATLVAHGFATVVMRRSIMTEKIARRGYHIYREYGVDPLERHYVDEVMSRSVETIDANLPVSEALTTFFGTTQTHRAYPALKDGVVTGMVDRAALEQFRDKGTAGAAQASDARLADLLSANAPIVALPDETCRLVATRLAVHGLERLPVVADRQTLRLVGIVSRSDLIKPSLAHFEDEHKRERFRRVTFNRSAKRFPPVRRTG
- the cysM gene encoding cysteine synthase CysM; amino-acid sequence: MTYRTIETTIGNTSLVELVRLPDELIRARNNVILGKLEGNNPAGSVKDRAAQSMIRGAEQRGRIRPGDVLIEATSGNTGIALAMIAALGGYRMVLLMPEDVSVERCRSMAAYGAEIILTPANGGMECARDIAAQMEREGRGIVLDQFSNPDNPLAHYEATGPEIWRETQGRITHFVSAMGTTGTIMGVSRFLKEQNPAVQIVGAQPEEGSRIPGIRKWSDGYLPAFFEPGRIDRTESISQATAETTARRLAAIEGIFCGISAGGACAVALRIAHEVENSTIVFVVCDRGDRYLSTGAFPA
- a CDS encoding universal stress protein, whose amino-acid sequence is MPAFGRILLCYDSTREGRRALRHGAALAEQLKAETHLLAVLNSAAWVQAAEIASAVPFDVLEQSAKKILRDGIAKLAARGVIATAHFAIGDPLERIPFFANQLKVDLVVIGHQRTGLLKRWWSGKNDGLLLDRVSCAVLVAMEREDQETDTRAEATSARA
- a CDS encoding chloride channel protein → MSEHKGDFATDVRLLRISAIAAAGGALSTVAADFLLHLIRFFTNLFFYQTISTANHSPSENTLGLIVVAIPVIGGLLVGLIARYGSEQIRGHGIPEAIEAILFGKSKMSPKVAILKPFASAIAIGSGGPFGAEGPIIMTGGAIGSLIAQYFHLSSAERKALLVAGAVAGMTAVFGTPVAAVLLAIELLLFELRPRSLLPVAIACAVAGFTRPLFLGSGPLFPLHTLPLGPMGLVSSAIAGVITGALSWGLSTGLYKVEDIFGKLPIHWMWWPALGAIAVGIGGYFQPRTLGVGYDVIGDLLQNHLAVKIVIAIVLVKAIIWVIALASGTSGGVLAPLLMMGAGVGAIVGPYMSGGEPAVWPLIFMAAALGGMMRAPVMASVFAFELTGDGNALLPLLAAAAVAYGFTVLLMRRSILTEKIARRGYHIYREYSIDPLERHYVEEVMTRAIVTIDAKTTVAEVLRDYFGAGQKYRAYPVVDSGILVGMADRTLLDRIPPEKAGAPLGTFFGQTRPDIALPGETCRSVAARLAITGLDRVPVVEDEKTYHLLGIVSRHDLLKPSMSVFAEEHEHEQFRRVWIPRSTRLAPTNKREDMPSEHADIRR
- a CDS encoding SAM-dependent methyltransferase, producing the protein MSTSARTKPCERQPYNVERSEHRKLSAVLKSVAAKALLERDRRRRNMPHEYYPMLLDPRMVYSCAYFENGDEDLATAQLKKIDHVLTKIGLKPGQSLLDVDCGWGALVIRAAEKFGARCVGITQSKNQFDRANECIKAADLADRVEIRLQAYPDVEGWFDRITSLGMFEFDSRGDLWEYFSVLQEHLATDGVLVSHGIMAAGPASSELGLDGGGFSGGYVFPDDELPDLGYALTAMREGGLEVSDIQNLRRHCVRTLRLWEQNFRTKSMALRQHVDDRSFQTWCDYLSGWAAAFEHDDVAIYEIVGRKVGTRASALPWPGPAG